A window of the Lolium perenne isolate Kyuss_39 chromosome 7, Kyuss_2.0, whole genome shotgun sequence genome harbors these coding sequences:
- the LOC127313340 gene encoding uncharacterized protein has translation MFPDDPDARGHAGEREDRALLPPARGGGGADGDGDGDAAGAGAPQPGCLGFLVGWRRRGSRISSTTGAKDLQEQTGEFPRQQVLKELPRQQVLKELPLQGAVAEIPAELPKHQRVTTDGTKTEGEAELKELPTDVDCLIISKLMSWTDRCSLENVSHSWRSSTRQCINPPLPLIANADFTISNCFANGLRSAPLPMNSRVPHPPGHEVTCLGSLGNWAVFAYDEWNPEGDLALPHSLCYLIHPMKGNSFILPSPCSSDKEAFSGSLQIVDGNGQFTFYQPVKTSSLRLKKVVLSQSSSPADSNIVGLATQRGEQHIVFSTPGMSSWYICSAEFVTVGSDIEFLNDKVIILGNNQESIFQIDFGPNMSFFPVLCEVRMCMALELPEIDNTHRQLNLVRSTGGGLLLVSRYFTLNWEELTAVRVFQLDPSNWTWQEIESLGAFSILISLSSSQSITAPGQSDPKADHIYFLDQFCPNFLPGENDNFSYRSQVYGLKDGTVSELLIGRRRGNHRPGFPMWFFPAE, from the exons ATGTTCCCAGATGACCCGGACGCGAGAGGCCACGCCGGTGAGCGAGAGGACCGTGCCCTGCTCCCACCGGCcaggggtggtggtggtgcggaCGGGGACGGGGACGGGGACGCGGCCGGGGCCGGAGCACCACAGCCCGGATGCCTGGGATTTCTGGTCGGTTGGCGGCGCCGCGGGTCAAGGATCTCTTCGACGACGGGCGCCAAAG ACTTGCAGGAACAGACTGGTGAATTCCCTAGGCAGCAAGTGCTGAAAGAACTACCCCGGCAGCAAGTGCTGAAAGAACTACCCCTGCAGGGAGCCGTCGCTGAGATTCCGGCTGAGCTTCCCAAGCACCAGCGAGTGACGACAGATGGTACCAAAACTGAAGGTGAAGCTGAGCTCAAGGAGCTCCCTACTGATGTAGATTGTCTGATTATCTCCAAACTAATGTCCTGGACTGATAGATGTTCCCTAGAGAACGTATCCCACAGCTGGCGTAGCTCTACAAGGCAGTGCATCAACCCGCCTCTCCCCTTGATCGCGAATGCTGATTTTACAATCAGCAACTGCTTCGCCAATGGTCTCCGGTCCGCGCCTCTCCCGATGAATTCTCGCGTGCCCCACCCTCCCGGCCACGAGGTGACTTGCTTGGGATCCCTGGGAAACTGGGCTGTGTTTGCTTATGATGAGTGGAACCCTGAGGGAGATCTTGCTTTGCCACACAGCTTGTGTTATCTGATCCATCCCATGAAAGGAAACAGCTTCATCTTACCCAGTCCATGCTCTTCTGACAAGGAAGCTTTCTCTGGTTCCCTACAAATTGTAGATGGCAATGGACAATTTACCTTCTACCAACCTGTCAAAACAAGTAGCCTGAGATTGAAAAAAGTTGTCCTGTCTCAGTCATCAAGCCCTGCTGATAGCAACATAGTCGGCCTAGCAACACAGAGGGGAGAGCAGCACATCGTCTTCAGTACACCTGGTATGTCATCTTGGTATATCTGCTCAGCCGAGTTCGTTACTGTTGGAAGCGATATCGAGTTCCTAAATGACAAGGTGATTATTCTTGGCAACAATCAAGAATCCATCTTCCAAATTGATTTTGGTCCAAATATGAGCTTCTTTCCGGTCCTCTGTGAGGTGAGAATGTGCATGGCCCTGGAGTTGCCTGAAATCGACAACACTCATAGGCAGCTGAACCTTGTCCGATCCACTGGCGGCGGCTTGTTGCTTGTATCTAGATACTTCACACTCAACTGGGAGGAGCTGACTGCAGTTAGGGTCTTTCAGTTGGATCCTTCAAATTGGACCTGGCAGGAGATTGAGAGCTTGGGAGCATTCAGTATACTGATCAGCCTATCAAGCAGCCAGTCCATCACTGCACCTGGGCAGAGTGACCCAAAAGCGGACCATATCTACTTCCTAGATCAGTTCTGTCCAAACTTCTTACCAGGTGAAAACGACAACTTCTCGTATCGCTCGCAGGTTTACGGCTTGAAGGATGGGACCGTGAGCGAACTGTTGATTGGAAGACGCCGAGGCAACCACAGACCGGGCTTTCCGATGTGGTTCTTTCCAGCAGAATAG